The Carassius gibelio isolate Cgi1373 ecotype wild population from Czech Republic chromosome A24, carGib1.2-hapl.c, whole genome shotgun sequence genome window below encodes:
- the ngdn gene encoding neuroguidin: protein MAATAVRNDLIDNDLPTAVRLLNSLTEQVASVTSHVRDLIKKVREKEYQTSKGLSFLDVKYHMLLFYLQDVTHLISLKTEGESLKDNSAIHRLVTIRTVLEKMRPLDQKLKYQIDKLVRTAVTGSLAENDPLHFRPNPQNLVSKLSESEDSDDEGEGGKPKGLKEPSSSRKYIPPRIAPMHYDGDMTEADRQKEQIDKQKRAALRSSVIQELRQQYSDAPEEIRDRRDFQTERESREEMNRKNYEESMLVRLSTPREQRFRKRGMVGMTSQLSSITRFSDITALTGGEARDTDNPKPKKKKKMMKKGKKKVGRKHK from the exons ATGGCGGCCACCGCAGTCAGAAAC GATCTTATAGACAATGACCTTCCCACAGCTGTGCGTCTTCTCAACAGTCTCACAGAACAG GTTGCTTCAGTAACAAGTCATGTTCGGGACCTGATAAAGAAAGTCAGAGAGAAAGAGTATCAGACTTCTAAG GGTTTGTCTTTTCTGGACGTGAAATATCATATGTTACTGTTTTACCTTCAAGACGTCACTCATTTGATCAGTTTGAAGACCGAAGGAGAAAGTCTGAAGGACAACAGCGCCATCCACAGGCTGGTCACCATCAGGACG GTTTTAGAGAAGATGCGTCCCCTTGATCAAAAGCTGAAATATCAGATTGATAAATTAGTGCGGACGGCAGTCACAGGCAGCCTTG CTGAGAATGACCCTCTACACTTTCGGCCTAACCCTCAGAATCTGGTCAGCAAG CTGAGTGAATCAGAGGACTCTGATGATGAGGGCGAAGGAGGAAAACCAAAGGGGCTGAAAGAGCCCTCATCCAGCAGGAAATATATTCCTCCTCGAATTGCTCCTATGCATTATG ATGGAGACATGACAGAAGCAGACCGGCAGAAGGAGCAGATCGACAAACAGAAGAGAGCGGCACTCCGCAGCTCTGTGATCCAGGAGCTCCGGCAGCAATACAGCGACGCTCCCGAGGAGATCAGAGACCGCAGAGACTTCCAGACCGAACGGGAAAGCAGAGAGGAGATGAACAG gAAAAACTACGAGGAGTCCATGTTGGTGCGTCTCAGTACGCCGCGCGAGCAGAGATTCAGGAAAAGAGGAATGGTGGGAATGACGTCACAGCTGAGCAGCATCACACGATTCAGTGACATCACCGCTCTGACCGGGGGAGAAGCACGG GATACTGATAATCCTAAAcccaagaaaaagaagaaaatgatGAAGAAAGGCAAAAAGAAAG